TCATTGATACTGCCTTCGATAGTTTTGTAATTGGCGAATTATCGCGCCAGCGTCTTGCAGCAGCCCTGGCTACGCTGATGGTTGGCGCGCCGTTGTGGCTGCAAAACTGGCGGCAAGTGCTGCACGAAGCGGCGCAGGCTGATGATGCCGGAGATCGCGCCCGGCGGTCCATTATCCGAAAGATCTATTTGTATTTTCTGTTATTTGCCAGTGTAATTGGTTTAATGGCTACGGGCGGCAATTTAGTTTTTGAGTTATTAAAGGCCTTGCTGGGCGAATCTGTATATGGTTTGGCGCGCACTGTATTGACACTGATGGAGTTGTTACTGCTCTTCGCGGGAGTACTGACATATCACTGGATGGTGCTGCGCAAAGATCTGCGCCTGGCCGAGAGAAATCTGGCCGAGCGCCATGCTCAATACCCGGTTTTGATTGTGACCGATGAAAGCAGTGATATTTCGCAGCAAATCGAGTTCGCCTTGCAGCGCGGCATGCCCGCGTTGCCTGTGGCAGTATTCTCGGCAGAAGCTGGCGCTCCAGAAGCTGCGTTCACCGCGGCGGCAGCAATTTTGCCCGCCCATTTAAGCGTGGCGCCTCCGGAGGCGCTGCGTTTGTGGCTGCAAGAATTTCAGGGTGAGCGCCTGGTGCTGCCCACGCCTGTCGATCAATGGTATTTCGTGCTGGGCAGCGGGCAAGATCGCTCGCGGGTTATCCAACAAACAGTTAAAGTCATTCGTCATTTAGCCGAAGGCGAAGATGTTCCCCTAACGCGCGATCACTCTGTGGGCCGAATTATCCTTTATGTGGCGGGGGGATTATTCGCTCTACAATTGCTCTTTGGTTTATTGGGATTGTTGTTATCTTTTTAGCAGATTCAGGCCCCCAAAAACAAGCTGTGAAGCGCCAGGCGCTTCACAGCTTGTTTTTAAATTTCAGGAAATTTTTCCCGAAGAATCTCCTGAAATTCTTGTACCGAGAAGGGTTTTTGCAGCCAGGCGATATCGTTGCGAGCGAGCAGATCATGCGATTTTCCCTCCAGCGGATGCCCGGAAATGAAGACCATTTGCATATTTGGGTAATGCTGTTCAATATATTCAGATAACTCAACTCCCCCCATCTGTGGCATAACCACGTCGCTGATAATTAGCTCAATAGTATGATGAGATTCTTCCAATATTTTTGTGGCGTCAATGCCATTGAAGGCAGTCAGCACAGAAAAGTTACCCGCCTCCAGCATAGCCTGCACTGCTGAGCGGGTGGCGGCATCGTCTTCAACTAATAGAACAACTTTTCTTTTACCATCGAAAATTGGGGTGGTTGTTTCATCAACGGTCTTTTTTACGGTATCGACTTTTTGCGGTAAATAAATGTGAAAAGTTGTGCCGTGCTGAGCCTGACTGGTAACATCAATATAGCCCCCATGTTGTTTCACAATCCCATATACCTGCGCCAGGCCTAGCCCCGTACCC
This DNA window, taken from Chloroflexota bacterium, encodes the following:
- a CDS encoding response regulator, with amino-acid sequence YEPGDYIVYVDPTRLQQVLMNLAVNARDAMPDGGTLRFELDYLHNRAEEHPVSSYPPPGSWIRLSISDTGAGISQKDIPHIFEPFFTTKDVGKGTGLGLAQVYGIVKQHGGYIDVTSQAQHGTTFHIYLPQKVDTVKKTVDETTTPIFDGKRKVVLLVEDDAATRSAVQAMLEAGNFSVLTAFNGIDATKILEESHHTIELIISDVVMPQMGGVELSEYIEQHYPNMQMVFISGHPLEGKSHDLLARNDIAWLQKPFSVQEFQEILREKFPEI